The sequence below is a genomic window from Ornithobacterium rhinotracheale.
TCTGTTGAACGCCCAACGACTATTCCCTGGGCAACAAGGATTGGAGGTAAGTGTGAACTTGCTTCCAACTTCCTTGAAACTTGATACCAAAGCCTATGATATCCGGCTGGGCTATGTCCGCTACACCCGTAAGGGAGATTATTGGCAGTTTGCAACGGCTTATACCCGTGATTTTTATACCTATCGGGAGCAGAACTTCCCCATAGAAACCTATACCGCCGAAGGCGGTTACTCGCTAAGCCTTATTGGGAACAGCAGCAGAAGTGTATCGCTCAATGTTGGATTGAGTGGCGTGGTAGGCTATGAACTCATCAATCAAGGAAATCATACACTATTCGATGGTGCGGTCATCAATAATAAAGATGCTGTGGTTTATGGTGGATTAGCAAGGCTACGATTAGAGCGTTATCTGGTAGGAGATGTACTTGTCTTCCTACAAGGGCAAACCCAAATGCTATGGGGTACACAACGA
It includes:
- a CDS encoding conjugal transfer protein TraO; translated protein: MCGWLGGISLLNAQRLFPGQQGLEVSVNLLPTSLKLDTKAYDIRLGYVRYTRKGDYWQFATAYTRDFYTYREQNFPIETYTAEGGYSLSLIGNSSRSVSLNVGLSGVVGYELINQGNHTLFDGAVINNKDAVVYGGLARLRLERYLVGDVLVFLQGQTQMLWGTQREQLRPHIGLGFRMTL